In the genome of Streptomyces collinus, one region contains:
- the cydD gene encoding thiol reductant ABC exporter subunit CydD: MKPIDPRLLRYARATRVFLVAVVALGAVGAGLVIAQAMLIAEVVVGAFQHRMAVSELGTPLLLLAAVAVGRALVGWLTELAAHRASAAVKSELRGRLLERAADLGPGWLSGQRTGSLVALATRGVDALDDYFSRYLPQLGLAVVVPVAVLARIVTEDWVSAAIIVGTLPLIPVFMVLIGWATQSRMDRQWQLLSRLSGHFLDVVAGLPTLKVFGRAKAQAESIRHITGEYRRATMRTLRIAFISSFALELLATISVALVAVTIGMRLVHGEMDLYIGLVILILAPEAYLPLRQVGAQYHAAAEGLAAAEEIFEVVETPAPASGSTAVPEGALSFEGVTVRYPGRSADAVSDMTFSVEPGETVALVGPSGAGKSTLLSVLLGFVRPDEGRVRAGGVDLAGADLEAWRSRIAWVPQRPHLYAGTIAENVRLARPDAGDDAVRQALRDAGALEFVDALPEGVDTVLGEDGTGLSAGQRQRLALARAFLADRPVLLLDEPTAALDGATEAEVVAAVRRLAGGRTVLLVVHRPALLEVADRVVRLAEPENSAALTVASAVAGGAVTRPVEVEPRTPAEPLGQPASGGVLARVRAMSGARRGRLGLALLLGSLALGSAVGLMATSGWLISRASQQPPVLYLMMAVTATRAFGIGRAVFRYAERLVSHDAVLRMLADTRVAVFRRLERLAPAGLRRVRRGDLLSRLVADVDALQDYWLRWLLPAGAAVVVSAASVGFTAWLLPEAGAVLAAGLLAAGVGVPLITGAVARRAEQRLAPARGMLATRVADLLTGTAELTVAGALPARTAQAREADRALTRIASRAATATALGDGLTALVSGLTVTAAALAGAQAVAAGRLDGVTMAVVVLTPLAAFEAVLGLPLAVQYRQRVRRSAERVYEVLDAPEPVTEPERPREAPASPFPVVLRGLTARYAGQERDALAGLDLTLGEGRRIAVVGPSGSGKTTLAQVLLRFLDAEAGSYVLAGVDAYALHSDDVRGLVGLCAQDAHLFDSSLRENLLLARKDATEDHLRAALRRARLLDWADSLPDGLDTLVGEHGARLSGGQRQRLALARALLADFPVLVLDEPAEHLDLPTADALTADLLAATEGRTTLLITHRLAGLEAVDEVIVLDRGQVVQRGSYAELLAMDGPLREMAGREAASESVAAAR; this comes from the coding sequence GTGAAACCGATCGATCCGCGTCTGCTTCGGTACGCCCGTGCCACCCGGGTCTTCCTGGTGGCGGTCGTGGCCCTGGGGGCCGTAGGGGCGGGGCTGGTCATCGCGCAGGCGATGCTCATCGCCGAGGTGGTGGTCGGAGCGTTCCAGCACCGCATGGCGGTGTCCGAACTCGGCACTCCCCTGCTGCTGTTGGCCGCGGTCGCGGTCGGCCGGGCGCTGGTCGGATGGCTCACCGAGCTCGCCGCGCACCGGGCGAGCGCGGCCGTGAAGTCCGAGCTGCGGGGCCGGCTGCTGGAGCGTGCCGCAGACCTGGGGCCCGGCTGGCTGAGCGGGCAGCGGACCGGTTCGCTGGTCGCCCTGGCCACCCGGGGGGTGGACGCCCTCGACGACTACTTCTCCCGGTATCTGCCGCAGTTGGGTCTCGCGGTGGTCGTGCCGGTGGCGGTGCTGGCGCGGATCGTCACCGAGGACTGGGTCTCCGCGGCCATCATCGTCGGCACCCTCCCGCTCATCCCGGTCTTCATGGTGCTCATCGGCTGGGCGACCCAGTCCCGGATGGACCGTCAGTGGCAGCTGCTGTCGCGGCTGTCCGGGCACTTCCTGGACGTCGTCGCGGGGCTGCCGACGCTGAAGGTCTTCGGCCGGGCCAAGGCGCAGGCCGAGTCGATCCGGCACATCACCGGCGAGTACCGGCGGGCGACCATGCGGACGCTGCGGATCGCCTTCATCTCCTCCTTCGCCCTGGAACTGCTCGCGACGATCTCGGTGGCGCTGGTCGCCGTGACGATCGGCATGCGGCTGGTGCACGGCGAGATGGACCTGTACATCGGCCTCGTCATCCTGATCCTCGCGCCCGAGGCGTATCTGCCGTTGCGGCAGGTCGGGGCGCAGTACCACGCGGCGGCCGAGGGGCTCGCCGCCGCCGAGGAGATCTTCGAGGTCGTGGAGACGCCCGCCCCGGCGTCCGGTTCCACGGCCGTGCCGGAGGGCGCGCTGTCCTTCGAGGGCGTGACCGTCCGATACCCGGGGCGGTCGGCGGACGCCGTCTCGGACATGACCTTCAGCGTCGAGCCCGGGGAGACGGTCGCGCTGGTCGGGCCGAGCGGCGCCGGCAAGTCGACGCTGCTGAGTGTCCTGCTGGGGTTCGTGCGACCTGACGAGGGCCGGGTGCGGGCCGGGGGAGTCGATCTCGCCGGTGCCGACCTGGAGGCATGGCGTTCCCGGATCGCGTGGGTACCGCAGCGGCCGCATCTGTACGCCGGGACGATCGCCGAGAACGTACGGTTGGCCCGGCCCGACGCCGGCGACGACGCCGTACGGCAGGCGCTGCGGGACGCCGGGGCGCTGGAGTTCGTCGACGCGTTGCCCGAGGGCGTGGACACCGTGCTCGGCGAGGACGGCACCGGGCTGTCCGCCGGGCAGCGGCAGCGGCTCGCACTGGCCAGGGCGTTCCTCGCGGACCGGCCCGTGCTGCTGCTCGACGAGCCGACGGCGGCGCTGGACGGGGCCACCGAGGCCGAGGTCGTCGCGGCGGTGCGGCGCCTCGCGGGCGGCCGGACGGTGCTGCTGGTGGTGCACCGGCCGGCGCTGCTGGAGGTCGCGGACCGGGTCGTGCGGCTGGCGGAGCCCGAGAACTCCGCCGCCTTGACAGTGGCGTCCGCGGTGGCCGGGGGCGCCGTGACGCGGCCTGTCGAGGTCGAGCCCCGCACCCCGGCAGAGCCCCTCGGACAGCCGGCTTCGGGCGGCGTCCTCGCCCGCGTCCGCGCCATGTCCGGTGCCCGTCGCGGACGGCTGGGACTCGCGCTGCTGCTCGGGAGCCTCGCGCTGGGGAGTGCCGTGGGGCTCATGGCCACCTCCGGCTGGCTGATCTCGCGGGCCTCGCAGCAGCCGCCCGTGCTCTATCTGATGATGGCCGTCACCGCGACGCGGGCGTTCGGGATCGGGCGGGCCGTGTTCCGGTACGCCGAGCGGCTGGTGTCGCATGACGCCGTGCTGCGGATGCTGGCGGACACCCGGGTCGCGGTGTTCCGCAGGCTGGAGCGGCTGGCGCCGGCCGGACTGCGCCGGGTCCGCCGGGGCGATCTGCTCTCCCGGCTGGTCGCGGACGTGGACGCGCTGCAGGACTACTGGCTGCGGTGGCTGCTGCCGGCCGGGGCGGCCGTCGTCGTGTCGGCCGCGTCGGTCGGCTTCACGGCATGGCTGCTGCCCGAGGCCGGTGCCGTGCTCGCGGCCGGGCTCCTGGCGGCGGGGGTCGGCGTGCCGCTGATCACCGGCGCGGTGGCCCGGCGGGCCGAGCAGCGGCTGGCGCCCGCCCGCGGGATGCTCGCGACGCGGGTGGCCGATCTGCTCACCGGCACCGCGGAGCTGACCGTCGCAGGTGCCCTGCCCGCGCGGACCGCCCAGGCCCGCGAGGCCGACCGGGCGCTCACCCGGATCGCCTCGCGCGCCGCCACCGCCACGGCCCTCGGGGACGGTCTCACCGCGCTGGTCTCCGGACTGACCGTCACGGCCGCCGCCCTGGCCGGGGCCCAGGCGGTCGCCGCAGGACGGCTGGACGGCGTGACCATGGCCGTCGTCGTCCTGACCCCCCTCGCCGCCTTCGAGGCCGTGCTCGGGCTGCCGCTGGCCGTGCAGTACCGGCAGCGCGTGCGGCGGAGCGCGGAGCGGGTGTACGAGGTGCTGGACGCACCGGAGCCCGTGACGGAGCCGGAGCGGCCCCGCGAGGCGCCCGCCTCACCGTTCCCGGTCGTGCTCAGAGGGCTCACCGCCCGGTACGCCGGGCAGGAGCGGGACGCGCTCGCCGGGCTCGACCTGACCCTCGGCGAGGGCCGCCGGATCGCCGTGGTCGGACCCTCCGGCTCCGGCAAGACCACACTGGCGCAGGTGCTGCTGCGGTTCCTCGACGCGGAGGCCGGTTCGTACGTGCTGGCGGGCGTGGACGCCTACGCGCTGCACAGTGACGACGTACGGGGGCTCGTCGGGCTGTGTGCGCAGGACGCGCATCTCTTCGACAGCTCGCTGCGCGAGAACCTGCTGCTCGCCAGGAAGGACGCCACCGAGGACCACCTGCGCGCCGCGCTGCGCCGCGCCCGGCTGCTGGACTGGGCCGACAGTCTGCCCGACGGCCTCGACACGCTCGTGGGCGAGCACGGGGCACGTCTGTCGGGAGGCCAGCGGCAGCGTCTGGCGCTGGCCCGGGCGCTCCTGGCCGACTTCCCCGTCCTGGTGCTGGACGAGCCCGCGGAGCACCTCGATCTGCCGACCGCCGACGCGCTCACCGCTGATCTGCTGGCCGCGACCGAGGGCCGGACGACGCTGCTCATCACGCACCGGCTGGCGGGCCTCGAAGCGGTCGACGAGGTGATCGTGCTGGACCGCGGACAGGTGGTCCAGCGCGGTTCCTACGCGGAGCTGCTGGCGATGGACGGGCCGTTGCGGGAGATGGCCGGGCGGGAGGCGGCGTCGGAGTCGGTGGCGGCAGCGCGGTAG
- the cydB gene encoding cytochrome d ubiquinol oxidase subunit II: MELHDVWFVLIAVLWTGYFFLEGFDFGVGVLTKLLARNRPEKRVLINTIGPVWDGNEVWLLSAGGATFAAFPEWYATLFSGFYLPLLLILVCLIVRGVAFEYRVKRPEENWQRNWETAIFWASLLPAFLWGVAFANIVRGVKIDQDFNYAGGVLDLLNPYALLGGMVTLALFTFHGTVFVGLKTVGDIRERARKLALRVGLVTALLALAFLLWTQADRGDGSSLVAMVAAVASLLVALAAARAGREGWAFALSGLTIVATVAMLFLTLFPNVMPSTLNPDWSLTVTNASSSPYTLKIMTWCAGIATPVVLLYQGWTYWVFRKRIGTQHIAETVH; this comes from the coding sequence ATGGAACTGCACGACGTCTGGTTCGTCCTGATCGCCGTCCTGTGGACCGGCTACTTCTTCCTGGAGGGCTTCGACTTCGGGGTCGGCGTGCTCACGAAGCTGCTCGCCCGTAACCGGCCCGAGAAGCGGGTGCTGATCAACACCATCGGCCCCGTCTGGGACGGCAACGAGGTGTGGCTGCTCTCGGCGGGCGGCGCGACCTTCGCCGCCTTCCCCGAGTGGTACGCCACGCTCTTCTCCGGCTTCTACCTGCCCCTGCTGCTCATCCTGGTCTGTCTGATCGTCCGGGGCGTCGCCTTCGAGTACCGCGTGAAGCGGCCCGAGGAGAACTGGCAGCGCAACTGGGAGACGGCGATCTTCTGGGCCTCGCTGCTGCCCGCGTTCCTGTGGGGTGTGGCCTTCGCGAACATCGTTCGGGGCGTGAAGATCGACCAGGACTTCAACTACGCCGGCGGCGTCCTGGACCTGCTCAACCCGTACGCACTGCTCGGCGGCATGGTCACGCTGGCACTGTTCACCTTCCACGGGACGGTGTTCGTCGGCCTCAAGACGGTCGGGGACATCCGTGAGCGGGCGCGGAAGCTGGCGCTGCGCGTCGGGCTGGTGACCGCCCTGCTGGCCCTCGCCTTCCTGCTGTGGACGCAGGCCGACCGGGGTGACGGTTCGTCGCTGGTGGCGATGGTCGCGGCGGTGGCGTCGCTCCTCGTGGCCCTGGCCGCGGCCCGGGCCGGGCGTGAGGGCTGGGCGTTCGCCCTGTCGGGTCTCACCATCGTGGCTACGGTGGCGATGCTCTTCCTGACGCTCTTCCCGAACGTCATGCCGTCGACGCTGAACCCGGACTGGAGCCTGACGGTCACCAACGCCTCGTCCAGCCCGTACACACTGAAGATCATGACCTGGTGTGCCGGGATCGCCACTCCGGTCGTCCTGCTCTACCAGGGCTGGACGTACTGGGTGTTCCGCAAGCGGATCGGCACGCAGCACATCGCCGAGACCGTGCACTGA
- a CDS encoding cytochrome ubiquinol oxidase subunit I, translated as MDLALAPETLARWQFGITTVYHFLFVPLTISLAALTAGLQTAWVRTEKEKYLRATKFWGKLFLINIAMGVVTGIVQEFQFGMNWSDYSRFVGDVFGAPLAFEALIAFFFESTFIGLWIFGWDKLPKKIHLACIWMVSIGTILSAYFILAANSWMQHPVGYRINEAKGRAELTDFWLVLTQNTALAQVFHTLTAAFLTGGAFMVGIAAFHLVRKKHVPVMKTSLRLGLVTVVIGGLLTAISGDVLGKIMYQQQPMKMAAAEALWDGEKPAPFSVFAVGDVDKGHNKVAIEIPGLLSFLAKDDFTSYVPGINDVNKAEQEKYGPGDYRPNIPVAYWGFRWMIGFGMTSFAIGLAGLWLTRKKFMLPQHLRVGDDEVPHLVLLPKKALGPTLTKWYWRIAILTLGFPLIASSWGWIFTEMGRQPWVVYGLFQTREAVSPGVSQAEVITSMVVFTTLYAILAVVEVKLLVKYVKAGPPELTEADLNPPTKIGGDPRDADKPMAFSY; from the coding sequence GTGGACCTGGCTTTGGCGCCGGAGACCCTGGCGCGATGGCAGTTCGGCATCACCACCGTCTACCACTTTCTGTTCGTCCCCCTGACGATCTCGCTGGCCGCGCTCACGGCCGGTCTGCAGACGGCGTGGGTGCGGACGGAGAAGGAGAAGTACCTCCGGGCGACGAAGTTCTGGGGCAAGCTCTTCCTGATCAACATCGCGATGGGTGTGGTCACCGGCATCGTGCAGGAGTTCCAGTTCGGCATGAACTGGTCGGACTACTCGCGCTTCGTCGGTGACGTGTTCGGTGCGCCGCTGGCCTTCGAGGCCCTGATCGCCTTCTTCTTCGAGTCGACCTTCATCGGCCTGTGGATCTTCGGCTGGGACAAGCTGCCGAAGAAGATCCACCTGGCCTGCATATGGATGGTCTCGATCGGCACGATCCTGTCGGCCTATTTCATCCTCGCGGCCAACTCCTGGATGCAGCACCCGGTCGGCTACCGGATCAACGAGGCGAAGGGCCGGGCCGAGCTCACCGACTTCTGGCTGGTGCTGACCCAGAACACCGCACTGGCCCAGGTCTTCCACACGCTCACCGCGGCCTTCCTGACCGGTGGCGCCTTCATGGTCGGCATCGCCGCCTTCCACCTGGTCCGCAAGAAGCACGTCCCCGTGATGAAGACCTCGCTGCGGCTGGGCCTGGTCACCGTCGTCATCGGCGGCCTCCTCACCGCGATCAGCGGCGACGTGCTCGGCAAGATCATGTACCAGCAGCAGCCGATGAAGATGGCCGCGGCCGAGGCGCTGTGGGACGGCGAGAAGCCGGCTCCCTTCTCGGTCTTCGCCGTCGGCGACGTCGACAAGGGCCACAACAAGGTCGCCATCGAGATACCCGGCCTGCTCTCCTTCCTCGCCAAGGACGACTTCACCTCGTACGTGCCCGGCATCAACGACGTCAACAAGGCCGAGCAGGAGAAGTACGGGCCCGGTGACTACCGGCCCAACATCCCCGTCGCCTACTGGGGCTTCCGGTGGATGATCGGCTTCGGCATGACGTCGTTCGCCATCGGTCTGGCCGGGCTGTGGCTGACCCGCAAGAAGTTCATGCTGCCGCAGCACCTGAGGGTGGGCGACGACGAGGTGCCGCATCTGGTGCTGCTGCCGAAGAAGGCGCTCGGCCCGACCCTCACCAAGTGGTACTGGCGCATCGCGATCCTCACCCTGGGCTTCCCGCTGATCGCCAGCTCCTGGGGCTGGATCTTCACCGAGATGGGCCGTCAGCCGTGGGTCGTCTACGGCCTGTTCCAGACGCGTGAGGCGGTCTCCCCCGGTGTCTCCCAGGCCGAGGTCATCACGTCGATGGTCGTCTTCACCACGCTGTACGCGATCCTCGCCGTCGTCGAGGTCAAGCTGCTGGTCAAGTACGTCAAGGCGGGCCCGCCGGAACTCACCGAGGCCGACCTCAACCCGCCCACGAAGATCGGCGGCGACCCCCGTGACGCCGACAAGCCGATGGCCTTCTCGTACTAG
- a CDS encoding cyclophilin-like fold protein → MQTPLRIRISWPAGHLTASLDDTPTSQALAKALPLVSTARTWGKEVYFDTGVSVSRETGAREVVEPGTVAFWTDGGALALPYGPTPISQGDECRLASPCNVLGRLEGDPGLLATVRDGEPVRVELLET, encoded by the coding sequence ATGCAGACACCGCTACGGATACGGATCTCCTGGCCCGCGGGCCATCTCACGGCGTCGCTCGATGACACCCCGACGAGTCAGGCCCTCGCCAAAGCGCTGCCCCTCGTCTCGACAGCGCGCACGTGGGGTAAGGAGGTGTACTTCGACACAGGAGTGTCGGTTTCACGTGAAACAGGCGCGCGCGAGGTCGTCGAGCCGGGCACCGTCGCCTTCTGGACCGACGGCGGTGCCCTCGCTCTCCCCTACGGACCCACGCCGATCTCACAGGGCGACGAGTGCCGCCTCGCAAGCCCGTGCAATGTCCTCGGCCGTCTCGAAGGCGACCCCGGTCTGCTCGCGACAGTGCGGGACGGCGAACCCGTGCGCGTGGAACTGCTGGAAACCTGA
- the hisC gene encoding histidinol-phosphate transaminase has translation MSETSPKLRAELEGIPTYKPGKPAAAGGPVAYKLSSNENPYPPLPGVMESVTAAAGNFNRYPDMACTGLMNELSERFGVPLSHLATGTGSVGVAQQLIQATAGPGDEVMYAWRSFEAYPIITQISGATSVQVPLTPGDVHDLDAMADAITDRTRLIFVCNPNNPTGTVVRRAELERFLDRVPSDVLVVLDEAYREFIRDPEVPDGCEIYRDRPNVCVLRTFSKAYGLAGLRVGFAIAHEPVAAALRKTAVPFGVSQLAQEAAIASMRAEDELFGRVGSLVCERARVVDGLRSQGWTVPETQANFVWLRLGERTVAFAQACEQAGVVIRPFPGEGVRVTIGEAEANDIFLKVSEGFRKEL, from the coding sequence GTGAGCGAGACGAGCCCCAAGCTGCGCGCCGAGCTGGAGGGGATCCCCACCTACAAGCCGGGCAAGCCCGCCGCGGCAGGTGGTCCGGTGGCCTACAAGCTGTCCTCCAACGAGAACCCGTATCCGCCGCTGCCGGGCGTGATGGAGAGCGTGACGGCGGCGGCCGGCAACTTCAACCGCTACCCGGACATGGCCTGCACGGGGCTGATGAACGAGCTGTCCGAGCGGTTCGGGGTGCCCCTCTCCCATCTGGCCACCGGCACCGGTTCGGTCGGCGTCGCCCAGCAGCTGATCCAGGCCACCGCAGGCCCCGGCGACGAGGTCATGTACGCCTGGCGGTCCTTCGAGGCGTACCCGATCATCACGCAGATCAGCGGCGCGACGTCGGTACAGGTGCCGCTGACGCCCGGGGATGTGCACGACCTCGACGCGATGGCCGACGCGATCACCGACCGGACGCGGCTGATCTTCGTCTGCAACCCCAACAACCCCACGGGCACGGTGGTGCGGCGGGCGGAGCTGGAGCGTTTCCTGGACCGGGTCCCGAGCGATGTGCTGGTGGTCCTCGACGAGGCCTACCGCGAGTTCATCCGCGACCCCGAGGTGCCGGACGGCTGTGAGATCTACCGCGACCGGCCCAACGTCTGCGTCCTGCGGACCTTCTCCAAGGCGTACGGCCTCGCCGGCCTGCGTGTCGGATTCGCCATCGCCCACGAACCGGTGGCCGCGGCGCTGCGCAAGACGGCGGTGCCGTTCGGCGTGAGCCAGCTCGCGCAGGAGGCGGCGATCGCCTCGATGCGGGCCGAGGACGAACTGTTCGGCCGGGTCGGCTCGCTGGTGTGCGAGCGCGCGCGCGTGGTCGACGGGCTGCGCTCGCAGGGCTGGACGGTGCCCGAGACCCAGGCCAACTTCGTGTGGCTGCGGCTGGGGGAGCGCACGGTCGCGTTCGCTCAGGCGTGTGAGCAGGCGGGTGTGGTGATCCGGCCGTTCCCGGGTGAGGGTGTGCGGGTGACGATCGGGGAGGCCGAGGCGAACGACATCTTCCTGAAGGTGTCGGAAGGGTTCCGCAAGGAGCTGTAG
- a CDS encoding LacI family DNA-binding transcriptional regulator, which translates to MTAAGKHQVSRAETSRRGSRPGRAGIRDVAAAAGVSITTVSDALNGKGRLPDATRRHVREVADRLGYRPSAAARTLRTGKSGLIGLTVTTYGDEPFTFTEFAYFAEMARAATSAALARGYALVILPATSRHDVWSNVALDGTVVIDPSDQDPVVSELVRQGLPVVSDGRPAGALPVTAWVDNDHEAAVLGILDHLADAGARRIGLLTGTSTDTYTHLSTTAYLRWCERVGQDPVYEAYPAHDPCAGAVAADRLLARPDRPDAVYGLFDPNGTDLLAAARRYGLRVPDDLLLVCCSESTVYANTEPPITTLSLKPRRIGTAVVQLLIDAIEGVESDRPVEQVIPTELIVRTSSQRRSPRTTVSPPRSPEET; encoded by the coding sequence ATGACAGCAGCAGGGAAGCACCAGGTGAGCCGCGCGGAAACCTCACGGCGAGGCAGCAGGCCCGGTCGGGCGGGCATCAGAGACGTGGCCGCCGCAGCCGGAGTCTCCATCACGACCGTCTCCGACGCCCTCAACGGCAAGGGCCGGCTCCCGGACGCCACCCGGCGCCATGTCCGCGAGGTCGCCGACCGGCTGGGCTATCGCCCCTCGGCCGCCGCCCGGACCCTCCGTACCGGCAAGTCGGGACTCATCGGCCTGACCGTGACCACGTACGGGGATGAACCGTTCACCTTCACGGAGTTCGCGTACTTCGCGGAGATGGCCCGGGCCGCCACCTCGGCCGCGCTCGCCCGCGGCTACGCCCTCGTCATCCTGCCCGCGACCTCCCGCCACGACGTGTGGTCGAACGTCGCCCTGGACGGCACCGTCGTCATCGACCCCTCCGACCAGGACCCGGTCGTCAGCGAACTCGTCCGGCAGGGTCTGCCGGTCGTCTCCGACGGCCGCCCTGCCGGCGCGCTGCCGGTCACCGCCTGGGTCGACAACGACCACGAGGCCGCCGTCCTCGGCATCCTGGACCACCTGGCCGACGCCGGCGCCCGCCGTATCGGCTTGCTGACCGGCACGTCGACGGACACGTACACCCACCTGTCGACCACCGCCTACCTGCGCTGGTGCGAGCGGGTGGGCCAGGATCCGGTGTACGAGGCCTACCCGGCGCACGATCCGTGCGCGGGAGCCGTGGCCGCCGACCGGCTCCTCGCCCGGCCCGACCGGCCCGACGCGGTGTACGGACTCTTCGACCCGAACGGCACCGACCTGCTCGCCGCGGCCCGCCGCTACGGCCTGCGCGTCCCGGACGACCTGCTGCTGGTCTGCTGCAGCGAGTCCACCGTGTACGCCAACACCGAGCCGCCGATCACCACGCTCTCCCTGAAGCCGCGCCGCATCGGCACGGCGGTGGTGCAGCTCCTCATCGACGCCATCGAGGGAGTGGAATCCGACCGGCCGGTGGAGCAGGTGATACCGACGGAGCTGATCGTGCGCACCTCGTCCCAGCGACGCTCGCCGCGCACGACGGTCAGCCCGCCGCGATCACCCGAGGAGACGTAG
- a CDS encoding metallophosphoesterase has product MVEGSMTQGAGQGPEVERTATLRDFRVPAYVHETGPYVHSVHPGDVAPPPEEAYPEGYTPTERDLPVINRGDTVQVTVDPETATAPQATTGQGPLYVVGDVHGYLDQLVSALQEKGLLDAAGNWCAGTARLWFLGDFTDRGPDGIGVIDLVMRLSAEAAAAGGYCKALMGNHELLLLGAKRFGDTPVNSGAGTATFQAAWLLNGGQKTDMDRLQDHHLQWMSRLDAIEEVDGHLLVHSDTTAYLDYGRSIEEVNDTVRETITRNDADEVWDLFRKFTKRFSFRDEGGADAVRSLLDTYGGTRIVHGHSPIPYLLGEVGSEEDEDNRDPVIEGPHVYADGLAIAMDGGVTMAGKLLVQQLPLDT; this is encoded by the coding sequence ATGGTGGAGGGGTCGATGACTCAGGGGGCCGGTCAGGGACCCGAGGTGGAGCGGACGGCGACGTTGCGCGACTTCCGGGTGCCCGCGTACGTCCACGAGACCGGTCCGTACGTCCACAGCGTCCACCCCGGTGACGTCGCCCCGCCGCCCGAGGAGGCCTACCCCGAGGGGTACACGCCGACCGAGCGCGACCTTCCCGTCATCAACCGGGGTGACACTGTCCAGGTGACCGTGGACCCCGAGACCGCCACCGCCCCGCAGGCCACCACCGGGCAGGGCCCGCTGTACGTCGTGGGTGACGTGCACGGCTACCTCGACCAGCTGGTGTCGGCCCTCCAGGAGAAGGGCCTGCTCGACGCCGCCGGGAACTGGTGCGCGGGCACCGCCCGGCTGTGGTTCCTCGGCGACTTCACCGACCGCGGGCCGGACGGCATCGGCGTCATCGATCTCGTGATGCGGCTGTCCGCCGAGGCCGCCGCGGCCGGCGGCTACTGCAAGGCGCTCATGGGCAACCACGAGCTGCTGCTGCTCGGCGCCAAGCGGTTCGGCGACACTCCCGTCAACTCCGGCGCGGGCACCGCCACCTTCCAGGCGGCGTGGCTCCTCAACGGCGGCCAGAAGACCGACATGGACCGCCTCCAGGACCATCACCTGCAGTGGATGTCGCGTCTTGACGCCATCGAGGAGGTCGACGGTCACCTGCTCGTCCACTCCGACACCACCGCCTATCTCGACTACGGCCGCTCCATCGAAGAGGTCAACGACACCGTCCGCGAGACGATCACCCGCAACGACGCGGACGAGGTCTGGGACCTGTTCCGCAAGTTCACCAAGCGGTTCTCCTTCCGCGACGAGGGCGGCGCGGACGCCGTGCGCTCCCTGCTCGATACGTACGGGGGCACCCGCATCGTTCACGGGCACAGCCCGATTCCGTATCTGCTGGGCGAGGTCGGCTCCGAGGAGGACGAGGACAACCGCGACCCCGTGATCGAGGGACCGCACGTCTACGCCGACGGACTCGCCATCGCGATGGATGGTGGCGTGACCATGGCCGGAAAGCTACTGGTCCAGCAACTGCCGCTGGATACGTGA